A region of the Meles meles chromosome 18, mMelMel3.1 paternal haplotype, whole genome shotgun sequence genome:
tcaggaaaagaaaatataaaagctgaTTTTCACATGCATCTGTGTGTCCTAGAAAAGAACCCAAGAGATGTTGCCCCAGCTCTTTACTTCTACTTACAGGGCTCACTCTGAGGCATTTACCTGGTATGTTCTGTCTCCTCCACAGTTTCCACTCTGGAGAGAGCTCCCAGGCCTAGTCTGTGAACCCAGCTAGGAAACATCGCTAGTAAAAATGACTGAAGACCCCATAAAGGAGATCCTGGGAAGCCCAGCGTCTTCCAAGCCTGTGACAATGGAGAAGAGCCCCAACAGCGAAGTGGTGGTCACCACGGTCCCCTTGGTCAGGGAGATTCAGTTGACAGCTGCTACAGGCGGTGCTGAGCTCTCCTGTTACCGCTGCATCATTCCGTTCGCCGTGGTGGTCCTCATTGCCGGGATAGTGGTCACTGCTGTGGCTTACAGCTTCAATTCCCACGGCTCCATCATCTCCATCTTGGGTCTGGTCCTCCTGTCATCTGGACTTTTTTTGTTAGCCTCCAGTGCCTTGTGCTGGAAGGTGAGGCAGAGGAGCAAGAAAGCCAAGAGACGGGAGAGTCAGACGGCTCTAGTGGCAAATCAGAGAAGCTTGATTGCTTAGGACTGAATGAGACCAAATGGGATATGTGGCCTGGAAAACTTCCTCTCCCTGTGTCATCCAATTCACCCAGAACTAGAGTGGGAGAGAATGAATGGTGCATTGCGGTAGACCAGAGGGATGGGGGTGAACTGAGTATGGGAGGGTAGAGGGGGTTCTGTTTTATGAAGAACCtacttgtgtcttctttaatgacAAACTTAACTCTAAGGGCTATTTCTAAGACTGAAAAATCAGCTTTTTCTCTACATTAGACATTTGAGGGGTCATGGGGGGTACATGGCATTAGGCAATGTTCAGTTCACCTTGGAAAGTAGCCAATGAAACATGAGAAAATAGATATTTCTGGCATACCAGCAACctgcctcaaaaacaaaaacaaaaacaaatacaaaagccCACACTTTTAAGAAGTTGTAGCATAAAAAAATATTCTGCCAAGAGTCTAAATCATCTCGGATTTTACATACTTCTATGAAATtctgtgataatttttttaataagtagattctctggcatcttttttttttttttgcttttaataacTCATCACCAGTGgtactttttcttaaagaataaactaatttttttatgttttaacatTGGACAGTTTTAGATGATTGTAATGAGTCGGAAGTTAAAAGGTAAAAGACATAGCTACTAAATGACATGGGGGGTTAAGTTAATGTTAAAATAATCCAACCTAGcacttttgatttttatataaagtCTAATGTACAtttcattcaaaataataaatactgcTGCTGAAATTTCTTAAATGCTTGTTGCTGTTGTAGTTATGTTTCTTGTAGTTCCAAATTGCCCATCTTCCCTTGCCTTGTTGGAAACATCTCAAATACATTTCTCTCAAATGGGCATGTTGCTTCTCCCTAGCTTATCtagaggatttttattttttattgtatcatTCTTTATGACTTGTGAAGAATAATATGAATTATTGTTAACTACATTCTAAACACTTCTATGCCATT
Encoded here:
- the TMEM100 gene encoding transmembrane protein 100, whose amino-acid sequence is MTEDPIKEILGSPASSKPVTMEKSPNSEVVVTTVPLVREIQLTAATGGAELSCYRCIIPFAVVVLIAGIVVTAVAYSFNSHGSIISILGLVLLSSGLFLLASSALCWKVRQRSKKAKRRESQTALVANQRSLIA